Proteins encoded by one window of Phenylobacterium soli:
- a CDS encoding TPM domain-containing protein, with translation MKAVLAAAFVLVLLAVPALAEPKFPPLTGRVVDDAHLLSPQTTQKLDGELAQLEQQTGHQLVVATVPDLQGYEIEDYGYQLGRTWQIGRKGVNDGVILLVAPKERKVRIEVGYGLEPVLTDALSNVILQRKVLPAFKAGNMEQGIVDGTEALIQQLGLPEDQAKANVAQAEQLQAQRANQDQAPPIPVIIAVVVIFFILAGLFSRRRYAGGGGGLWWLLPLILSSGDRRDRWGGGGGWGGGGGGGFSGGGGSFGGGGSSGSW, from the coding sequence GTCCTCGCGGCCGCCTTCGTCCTCGTCCTTCTCGCCGTGCCCGCCCTGGCCGAGCCCAAGTTCCCGCCGCTCACCGGCCGGGTGGTCGACGACGCGCACCTGCTGTCGCCCCAGACCACCCAGAAGCTCGACGGCGAGCTCGCCCAGCTCGAGCAGCAGACCGGCCACCAGCTCGTCGTCGCCACCGTGCCCGACCTGCAGGGCTACGAGATCGAGGACTACGGCTATCAGCTCGGCCGCACCTGGCAGATCGGCCGCAAGGGGGTGAACGACGGGGTCATTCTGCTCGTCGCGCCCAAGGAGCGGAAGGTCCGCATCGAGGTCGGCTACGGCCTCGAGCCGGTGCTCACCGACGCCCTCTCCAACGTTATCCTGCAGCGCAAGGTGCTGCCCGCCTTCAAGGCCGGCAACATGGAGCAGGGCATCGTCGACGGGACCGAGGCGCTGATCCAGCAGCTCGGCCTGCCCGAGGACCAGGCCAAGGCCAACGTCGCCCAGGCCGAGCAGCTCCAGGCCCAGCGCGCCAACCAGGACCAGGCGCCGCCGATCCCGGTGATCATCGCCGTGGTGGTGATCTTCTTCATCCTCGCCGGCCTGTTCAGCCGCCGCCGCTACGCCGGCGGGGGCGGGGGACTGTGGTGGCTGCTGCCGCTCATCCTCTCCTCCGGCGACCGGCGCGACCGATGGGGCGGCGGCGGCGGCTGGGGCGGTGGGGGAGGCG